In Prosthecobacter sp. SYSU 5D2, one genomic interval encodes:
- a CDS encoding ATP-dependent Clp protease ATP-binding subunit, whose protein sequence is MNNFTPRAQQVLALARKEADRFNHNYVGTEHLLLGLIKLGQGVAVNVLTKLGLDLETVRLQVEQQVGSGPETKMVGNIPYTPRVKKVLALASKEAKALNHSYVGTEHILLGLLREGEGVAAQVLRNLDINLDKARNEILKELDPNFTSSGEEEEEDSEPVSPSGNTDDDKKKKKNEKMPALRAFGRDLTEIAQKGEMDPVIGRTEEIARVIQILCRRTKNNPVLIGEAGVGKTAIVEGLAQEIAAGNVPEILRDKKVVILDLALMVAGTKYRGQFEERIKAVMDEIRRNKNIILFIDEMHTIVGAGSAEGTMDASNIIKPALSRSELQVIGATTLNEYRKYIEKDSALERRFQQVKVEEPSVEDAIQILMGLKGKYEMHHKAKYSDQAITSSVKLSSRYLTSRFLPDKAIDIMDEAGSKARIAAMTRPPELKTIEAEIEAIRIEKETAIKDQDFEKAARLRDSEKNTKKRYDDILETWRQNNTERIVDVSEDDIMSVVSKWTGVPLQRMESAEAQKLLKMEAELKGKVIGQDEAVIAISKALRRSRADLKDPRRPIGSFLFLGPTGVGKTFLAKNLAEFMFGSSEALIQLDMSEYMEKHTASRLIGAPPGYVGYEEGGQLSEAVRRRPYSVVLFDEIEKAHPDVMNLLLQILEEGQVTDNFGRKIDFRNTIVILTSNVGAETIKKQSSLGFAAMAQGEADNASIKDKLSEMAKKFFKPEFLNRLDDLIVFRMLEKTQLVKIVDLEVNKVVARLRNRNIHIVLDESATEFLMKEGFDPQYGARPMRRAVEKNIEDPLAEHLLGGTINEGDHVKVTFDAETKRLKFSAETPVEAEAEVVETTSV, encoded by the coding sequence ATGAATAACTTTACCCCACGCGCCCAACAGGTCCTGGCCCTCGCCCGCAAGGAGGCCGACCGCTTTAATCACAACTACGTCGGCACGGAGCATCTGCTCCTGGGCCTGATCAAACTCGGCCAGGGGGTGGCGGTGAACGTCCTCACCAAGCTCGGCCTGGATCTGGAAACCGTCCGCCTCCAGGTGGAGCAGCAGGTCGGCTCCGGCCCGGAGACCAAGATGGTCGGCAACATCCCCTACACGCCCCGCGTGAAGAAGGTGCTCGCCCTGGCCAGCAAGGAGGCCAAAGCCCTGAACCACAGCTACGTCGGCACGGAGCACATCCTGCTCGGTCTGCTGCGCGAAGGCGAAGGCGTGGCCGCGCAGGTGCTGCGGAATCTGGACATCAATCTGGACAAGGCCCGCAACGAGATCCTGAAAGAACTGGACCCCAACTTCACCAGCAGCGGTGAGGAGGAAGAAGAAGATTCCGAGCCTGTGTCCCCCTCCGGTAACACGGACGATGACAAGAAGAAGAAAAAGAACGAGAAGATGCCCGCTCTGCGCGCCTTCGGCCGTGACCTGACCGAGATCGCCCAGAAGGGCGAGATGGACCCGGTCATCGGACGCACGGAAGAGATAGCCCGCGTCATCCAGATCCTTTGCCGCCGCACGAAGAACAATCCCGTCCTCATCGGTGAAGCCGGTGTGGGCAAGACCGCCATCGTCGAAGGCCTGGCCCAGGAGATCGCTGCCGGTAACGTGCCGGAGATCCTGCGCGACAAAAAAGTCGTCATCCTCGACCTCGCCCTCATGGTGGCGGGGACGAAGTATCGCGGCCAGTTTGAGGAACGCATCAAGGCCGTGATGGACGAGATCCGCCGCAACAAAAACATCATCCTTTTCATTGATGAGATGCACACCATCGTCGGGGCCGGTTCGGCCGAAGGCACGATGGATGCCAGCAACATCATCAAGCCCGCACTGAGCCGCAGCGAACTGCAGGTCATCGGCGCGACAACCCTGAACGAGTACCGCAAATACATTGAGAAGGACTCTGCCCTGGAGCGCCGCTTCCAGCAGGTGAAGGTGGAAGAACCTTCTGTGGAAGACGCCATCCAGATCCTCATGGGCCTGAAGGGCAAGTATGAGATGCACCACAAGGCCAAGTATTCTGACCAGGCCATCACCTCATCTGTGAAGCTGAGCTCACGCTACCTGACCTCCCGCTTCCTGCCGGACAAGGCGATTGACATCATGGACGAGGCCGGCTCCAAGGCCCGCATCGCCGCGATGACGCGCCCGCCTGAACTGAAGACCATCGAGGCCGAGATCGAGGCGATACGCATCGAGAAGGAAACTGCTATCAAGGACCAGGACTTCGAAAAAGCCGCCCGTCTCCGCGACAGCGAGAAGAATACCAAGAAGCGCTACGACGACATCCTGGAAACCTGGAGGCAGAACAACACCGAGCGCATCGTGGATGTGTCCGAGGATGACATCATGTCCGTCGTTTCCAAATGGACCGGCGTGCCGCTCCAGCGCATGGAATCTGCTGAAGCCCAGAAGCTGCTGAAGATGGAAGCCGAGCTGAAAGGCAAGGTCATCGGCCAGGACGAAGCCGTCATCGCCATCAGCAAAGCGCTGCGCCGCTCCCGTGCCGACCTCAAGGATCCCCGCCGCCCCATCGGCTCCTTCCTGTTCCTCGGCCCGACCGGCGTTGGCAAGACCTTCCTCGCCAAGAACCTGGCCGAATTCATGTTCGGCAGTTCAGAAGCGCTCATCCAGCTGGACATGTCCGAGTACATGGAGAAGCACACGGCCAGCCGCCTCATCGGTGCGCCTCCCGGATACGTCGGTTATGAAGAGGGCGGCCAGCTCTCTGAGGCCGTGCGCCGCCGTCCGTATAGCGTCGTGCTGTTTGACGAAATCGAAAAAGCCCACCCCGATGTCATGAACCTCCTTCTCCAGATCCTGGAAGAAGGCCAGGTGACGGACAACTTCGGCCGCAAGATTGATTTCCGGAACACCATCGTCATCCTCACCTCCAACGTCGGGGCCGAGACCATCAAGAAACAGTCCAGCCTCGGCTTTGCCGCCATGGCCCAGGGCGAGGCGGACAACGCCAGCATCAAGGACAAGCTGTCCGAGATGGCCAAGAAATTCTTCAAGCCGGAGTTCCTCAACCGTCTGGATGACCTCATCGTCTTCCGCATGCTGGAAAAGACCCAGCTCGTCAAAATCGTGGACCTCGAGGTCAACAAGGTCGTCGCCCGCCTGCGCAACCGGAACATCCACATCGTGCTCGACGAGAGCGCCACGGAGTTCCTCATGAAAGAAGGTTTCGATCCTCAATACGGCGCCCGTCCAATGCGTCGTGCGGTGGAGAAGAACATCGAAGATCCTCTCGCCGAGCACCTGCTGGGCGGCACGATCAACGAAGGCGACCACGTCAAAGTCACCTTCGATGCCGAGACCAAGCGCCTCAAATTCTCCGCCGAAACCCCGGTGGAAGCCGAAGCCGAAGTGGTGGAGACCACCAGCGTCTAA
- a CDS encoding protein arginine kinase, with amino-acid sequence MRFTTLIKHPADWMKGSGLHSDVVMTSRVRLARNLRGYSFPGYSAERQRVELLELARPCVESLPEMADGYSEEYAGLSKIRKQVLVERHLVSREHAARSAGCAVVVDRKQSLSIMINEEDHFRIQGIRAGLNLRSAYALVDKADTALESMLPYAYDDRLGYLTACPTNLGTGMRASVMLHLPALVLSDQINPVIKAVGKIGLAVRGLYGEGTEALGNLFQISNQHTLGEKEGEIIAQIEKVIERVVSSEVNARQKLLEDNPTMLHDQVGRAFAILRYAHVLTSKEALNLLSLLRLGADMDLIPNCDRSLLDMLLLEIQPAHLQLSAERELSPEERDARRAEITRARLQSLAGPSNVSTINQPSEDKPSDSNDE; translated from the coding sequence ATGCGATTCACGACCCTCATCAAACACCCGGCTGACTGGATGAAAGGCAGCGGGTTGCACTCGGATGTCGTCATGACCTCCCGCGTGCGGCTGGCGCGGAATCTGCGTGGCTACAGCTTTCCCGGTTATTCGGCGGAAAGGCAGCGCGTGGAGTTGCTGGAACTGGCGCGTCCCTGCGTGGAATCCCTGCCGGAAATGGCAGATGGCTACAGCGAGGAATACGCCGGGCTGAGCAAGATCCGCAAGCAGGTGCTGGTGGAGCGCCACTTGGTCAGCCGGGAACACGCCGCCCGCTCCGCCGGTTGCGCCGTGGTGGTGGACCGTAAGCAGAGCCTCTCCATCATGATCAATGAGGAGGACCATTTTCGCATCCAGGGCATCCGCGCCGGACTGAACCTGCGCAGCGCCTATGCGCTGGTGGACAAGGCGGATACCGCCCTGGAATCCATGCTGCCCTATGCCTATGACGACCGCCTAGGCTACCTGACCGCCTGCCCCACGAATCTGGGCACCGGAATGCGCGCCTCGGTGATGCTGCATCTGCCCGCCCTGGTACTGTCTGACCAGATCAACCCCGTCATCAAGGCGGTGGGCAAGATCGGCCTGGCCGTGCGCGGCCTGTATGGCGAGGGCACGGAGGCCCTGGGCAATCTTTTCCAGATCTCCAACCAGCACACGCTGGGTGAAAAGGAGGGGGAAATCATCGCCCAGATCGAAAAAGTGATCGAGCGGGTGGTCAGCTCCGAGGTGAATGCCCGCCAAAAGCTGCTGGAGGACAATCCCACCATGCTGCATGACCAGGTGGGCCGTGCGTTTGCCATTTTGCGCTATGCGCATGTTTTGACATCGAAGGAGGCACTCAACCTGCTTTCCCTGCTGCGACTGGGGGCGGATATGGATCTCATCCCCAACTGCGACCGGAGTCTGCTCGACATGCTTTTGCTCGAAATCCAGCCAGCCCACCTCCAGCTCAGTGCCGAGCGCGAACTGTCGCCGGAAGAGCGGGATGCGCGGCGTGCGGAAATTACCCGGGCGCGGTTGCAATCCCTCGCAGGACCTTCTAACGTTTCGACAATCAACCAACCCTCGGAGGATAAACCCTCTGATTCCAATGATGAATAA
- a CDS encoding UvrB/UvrC motif-containing protein — MKCDVCESEATVFLTQIINGQMTTVNLCDACSKAKGVTDETGFGLAEAFMSQTPPPISAETACPDCGFTAAQLKKIGRMGCPECYNTFREGLEGLLKSMHKGTRHVGKVPHQIVTQNAIAGNLGHLREELASAVRDERYEDAARLKSEIESLQSSPPSPPELKSL; from the coding sequence ATGAAATGTGACGTTTGCGAAAGTGAAGCCACCGTGTTTCTGACCCAAATCATCAATGGGCAGATGACGACGGTGAACCTTTGCGATGCCTGCTCGAAAGCGAAGGGCGTCACGGATGAAACCGGCTTTGGCCTGGCGGAGGCTTTTATGAGCCAGACTCCACCGCCGATCAGCGCGGAAACGGCCTGCCCGGACTGCGGTTTCACAGCGGCCCAGTTGAAAAAGATCGGCCGGATGGGCTGCCCGGAATGCTACAACACTTTCCGTGAAGGGCTGGAAGGCCTGCTGAAGTCCATGCACAAAGGCACCCGCCATGTGGGCAAGGTGCCGCACCAGATCGTCACCCAAAACGCCATCGCCGGCAACCTGGGCCACCTGCGCGAGGAACTGGCCAGCGCAGTGCGGGATGAGCGGTATGAGGACGCCGCACGCCTGAAGTCTGAAATCGAGTCCCTGCAATCCAGCCCGCCCAGTCCGCCGGAGCTCAAATCACTGTAA
- a CDS encoding PQQ-binding-like beta-propeller repeat protein, protein MNTAPSAPIRRRGLPWFPIVVCLLGLGALAYVRSLPEFERNLKGWVSAAIPLLVVILNLLWFLVTPRFSWRTRLTGLGVLIVLAIGLRLAIRVDGTVDGTGLPNLVWKWSEGGLRAQKITPVLAAERDTAPAQDPRLAEAADVTQFFGPNRDGVVTGAGLARDWKTTPPKELWRQPIGLGWSAYAVVKGRAYTQEQREDEEMVTCYDLFTGKLIWAHADKTRFSQWQSGDGPHATPTVHEGRVYAYGGTGLLNCLEAATGRQLWQRSVLKENNLQNNEWGTSSSPLVVDDQVVVTGGSTKGPVLFAYALATGEPVWKAGDDKASYASPQLATLAGKRVILSNNARALTAYDPATGKVLMDHAWGGENWPKASQALVLGPDRIFLSAGYGMGCQMLKIEAAPNGLLTASELWTGLKMKTQFNSPTARDGHAYGLDDGRLACLDLATGERLWKEGRYASGQTLMVDDLVIIQSESGPVHLAAAKPDGYEELGKIDALSSKTWNHPTLAGRYLLVRNDREAVCYELPKE, encoded by the coding sequence ATGAACACTGCCCCCTCTGCCCCCATTCGGCGTCGCGGACTGCCCTGGTTTCCCATTGTCGTTTGCCTTTTGGGACTTGGAGCACTGGCGTATGTGCGATCCCTGCCGGAATTTGAGCGGAATTTAAAAGGCTGGGTCTCGGCGGCGATCCCGCTGCTGGTGGTGATCTTAAATCTGCTTTGGTTTCTGGTCACTCCGCGTTTCTCCTGGCGGACGCGCCTGACGGGGCTGGGAGTGCTCATCGTTTTAGCCATCGGGCTTAGGCTGGCGATCCGGGTGGATGGCACCGTGGACGGCACTGGCCTGCCCAACCTGGTCTGGAAATGGAGCGAGGGCGGATTGCGCGCGCAGAAGATCACCCCGGTGCTGGCGGCGGAAAGGGATACCGCCCCGGCGCAGGATCCACGGCTGGCCGAGGCAGCAGATGTGACGCAATTTTTCGGGCCCAATCGCGACGGCGTGGTCACCGGTGCCGGGCTGGCGCGTGACTGGAAAACCACGCCGCCGAAGGAACTGTGGCGGCAGCCCATCGGCCTGGGCTGGTCTGCCTATGCCGTGGTGAAGGGGCGAGCTTATACCCAGGAGCAGCGGGAGGATGAAGAGATGGTGACCTGCTATGATCTTTTCACCGGCAAGCTGATCTGGGCGCATGCAGACAAGACGCGCTTTTCCCAATGGCAAAGCGGAGACGGGCCGCACGCGACGCCGACGGTGCATGAAGGCCGGGTCTATGCCTATGGCGGAACGGGCCTGCTGAACTGCCTGGAGGCCGCCACCGGCAGGCAGCTCTGGCAGCGCTCCGTGCTGAAGGAAAACAACCTGCAAAACAACGAGTGGGGGACCAGTTCCTCCCCCCTGGTGGTGGATGACCAAGTGGTGGTGACAGGTGGCAGTACAAAAGGTCCTGTGCTCTTTGCCTATGCCCTGGCCACTGGCGAGCCGGTGTGGAAAGCCGGGGATGACAAGGCCAGTTATGCATCCCCACAACTCGCCACCCTGGCAGGCAAGCGGGTCATTTTAAGCAACAATGCCCGCGCGCTGACCGCCTATGACCCGGCCACGGGCAAGGTGCTGATGGACCATGCCTGGGGTGGAGAAAACTGGCCCAAGGCTTCCCAGGCGCTGGTGCTGGGTCCGGACCGGATTTTCCTTTCTGCCGGATACGGCATGGGCTGCCAGATGCTGAAGATCGAAGCCGCGCCCAACGGCCTCCTGACCGCCAGCGAGCTGTGGACAGGACTGAAGATGAAAACGCAGTTTAACAGCCCCACCGCCCGTGACGGACATGCCTACGGCCTGGATGACGGCCGCCTGGCCTGCCTGGACCTCGCCACCGGGGAGCGGCTGTGGAAAGAAGGCCGCTACGCCTCCGGCCAGACGCTGATGGTGGATGATCTGGTCATCATCCAGAGCGAAAGCGGCCCTGTGCATCTGGCTGCGGCCAAGCCCGATGGTTATGAAGAGCTGGGCAAGATCGACGCGCTGAGCAGCAAGACCTGGAACCACCCGACGCTGGCCGGGCGCTATCTCCTGGTCAGGAATGACCGCGAGGCGGTCTGTTATGAACTGCCGAAGGAGTGA
- a CDS encoding PIN domain-containing protein produces the protein MSVPAPIHHVFIDFENVREIDLSLIGCPNFQFVLLLGAQQTKLNVDVVVKLLEHAGSVQMIRLTAMGKNALDFALVYYAGRAVAAAPKDHFHIISKDTGYDPLLLHLRSTHVRIRRHEDFASLQLLASGRESPAPVQNQEVAVPKPKPAAKKVVQVIAAKKTPAKTPAVKKALPINALEKSLVYLRKKKAENRPKNEKALMNELASHLQKQAGSAEMHELIRKLAEAGHLSMNDKKKVDYHLEAA, from the coding sequence ATGAGCGTTCCGGCACCGATCCATCATGTGTTCATTGATTTTGAGAACGTGCGGGAAATTGACCTTTCATTGATTGGCTGTCCGAATTTTCAATTTGTGCTCTTGTTAGGGGCGCAGCAGACCAAGCTGAATGTGGATGTGGTGGTGAAGCTGCTGGAACATGCGGGATCAGTGCAGATGATCCGGCTGACCGCGATGGGAAAAAATGCCCTGGACTTTGCCCTGGTTTATTATGCCGGGCGGGCGGTGGCTGCTGCGCCGAAGGACCATTTTCACATCATTTCCAAGGACACCGGTTATGATCCGCTGCTGCTGCATCTGCGCAGCACCCACGTGCGCATCCGGCGGCATGAGGATTTTGCATCGCTGCAGCTGCTTGCCAGTGGCAGAGAATCTCCTGCCCCTGTTCAAAATCAGGAAGTGGCAGTCCCCAAACCCAAACCGGCTGCTAAAAAAGTGGTCCAGGTCATCGCCGCTAAAAAGACTCCTGCAAAAACACCGGCGGTGAAAAAAGCACTTCCCATCAATGCGCTGGAGAAAAGCCTGGTCTATTTGAGAAAGAAGAAGGCGGAAAACCGTCCAAAGAATGAAAAGGCGCTCATGAATGAACTGGCCAGCCATTTGCAAAAGCAGGCCGGGAGCGCGGAAATGCACGAGCTCATCCGCAAACTGGCGGAGGCAGGGCATTTGAGCATGAATGACAAGAAAAAGGTGGACTATCACCTGGAAGCAGCCTGA
- a CDS encoding DUF1552 domain-containing protein: protein MPEWTPLSQPVLQRQPAGIPQSKDEHMRLMLDLQTDTTRVATFMSAHGFNRQNFTFLDGVKNDHHGMSHHKNQAALVKEYTTVSRWYAQQVNYMLTKMRAIEEGNGSLLDNSVVLYRSEMKDGNGHIKADLPLVLLGRGQGRLQSGQHIACPPGTPLANLHLTLAQQFGAEMDSFNNVSTGTINGIFG, encoded by the coding sequence GTGCCGGAATGGACCCCGCTCAGCCAGCCGGTGCTGCAGCGTCAGCCTGCGGGCATTCCGCAGAGCAAGGATGAGCACATGCGCCTTATGCTGGACCTGCAGACGGATACCACCCGCGTGGCCACCTTCATGAGCGCGCACGGATTCAACCGGCAGAATTTCACCTTCCTGGACGGCGTGAAGAACGACCACCACGGCATGAGCCATCACAAAAACCAGGCCGCGCTGGTGAAGGAATACACCACCGTCAGCCGCTGGTATGCGCAGCAGGTGAACTACATGCTCACCAAGATGCGCGCCATCGAGGAAGGCAACGGCAGCCTGCTGGACAACAGCGTGGTTCTCTACCGCAGCGAGATGAAAGACGGCAACGGCCACATCAAAGCCGACCTCCCCCTCGTCCTCCTGGGCCGTGGCCAGGGCCGCCTGCAAAGCGGCCAGCACATCGCCTGCCCCCCCGGGACCCCCCTGGCCAATCTGCACCTCACTCTCGCCCAACAGTTCGGCGCCGAGATGGACAGCTTTAATAACGTCAGCACCGGCACGATTAACGGTATTTTTGGATGA
- a CDS encoding carbonic anhydrase produces the protein MTTYSEIFENNLAWIDAKKAAEPDFFENLSLDQKPDYLYIGCSDSRVTAEEMMGLQPGEAFVHRNVANLVVSTDLNVMSVINYAVRFLGVKHIIVCGHYNCGGVKAAMIPKDMGLLNPWLRTIRDVYRLHQEELDDIRDEAARYNRLVELNVQEQCLSVIKTASVQLSHTQSGCPTVHGWVFDIKSGRLKDLQIDFEAKLKDIKKIYNLFE, from the coding sequence ATGACCACCTATAGTGAAATCTTTGAGAACAACCTCGCCTGGATTGACGCCAAAAAGGCAGCTGAGCCAGATTTTTTTGAAAACCTGTCTCTCGATCAAAAGCCGGACTACCTCTACATCGGCTGCAGCGACAGCCGCGTGACAGCCGAGGAAATGATGGGCCTGCAACCGGGCGAGGCCTTTGTGCATCGCAATGTGGCCAACCTTGTCGTCAGCACGGACCTGAATGTCATGAGCGTCATCAACTATGCGGTCCGGTTTCTCGGCGTGAAGCACATCATCGTCTGCGGCCACTACAATTGCGGTGGCGTGAAGGCCGCCATGATCCCCAAGGACATGGGCCTGCTGAATCCCTGGCTGCGCACCATCCGCGATGTGTACCGTCTGCACCAGGAGGAGCTGGATGACATCCGCGATGAAGCCGCGCGCTACAACCGGCTGGTGGAGCTGAACGTCCAGGAGCAGTGCCTGAGCGTTATCAAGACCGCCTCCGTCCAGCTCAGCCACACGCAGTCCGGCTGCCCCACCGTGCACGGCTGGGTCTTCGACATCAAAAGCGGCCGCCTGAAGGACCTTCAGATTGATTTTGAAGCCAAGCTGAAGGACATCAAAAAGATCTACAATTTGTTTGAGTAG
- a CDS encoding TIGR02587 family membrane protein — MSDSSAQTIASKSVRRTSRAFWVGLCRAFGGALVFGLPLLMTMEMWELGGAAERERLALLFILSIPLLVGLSHYAGFEETFGMLDDVVDAFVALAIGFVTSAGILWLFGVIGPETSWDVIITKVSIQAVPGSIGALLAASQFGTAEEEEEEQNRFTRYDGELFLMAAGAIFFAFNLAPTDEMVVIAQQMSDVQAVGLALLSLVVMHAFVYAVQFSGTPETAEGTPRWSLFLRFSIPGYAIALLMSLYILWTFGRLDGLSLQAAAATTVVLGFPAAIGAAAARLVI; from the coding sequence ATGAGTGACTCTTCTGCCCAAACCATCGCCAGCAAGTCAGTCCGGCGGACGAGCCGGGCGTTTTGGGTGGGTCTGTGCCGGGCCTTTGGCGGGGCTCTTGTTTTTGGCCTGCCGCTGCTGATGACGATGGAGATGTGGGAGCTGGGCGGTGCGGCAGAGCGGGAGCGTTTGGCGCTGCTGTTCATCCTCAGCATCCCGCTGCTGGTGGGACTGTCCCACTACGCGGGTTTTGAGGAGACCTTTGGTATGCTGGATGACGTGGTGGATGCCTTTGTGGCGCTTGCGATAGGGTTTGTGACCAGCGCGGGCATCCTGTGGCTCTTTGGCGTCATCGGCCCGGAAACATCCTGGGATGTTATCATTACTAAAGTGTCCATCCAGGCAGTGCCCGGCAGCATCGGCGCGCTGCTGGCCGCCAGCCAGTTTGGCACGGCAGAGGAGGAAGAGGAGGAGCAAAACCGCTTCACGCGCTATGACGGTGAGCTTTTCCTCATGGCGGCGGGTGCCATCTTCTTTGCCTTTAATCTGGCCCCGACGGATGAGATGGTCGTCATCGCCCAGCAGATGAGCGATGTTCAGGCCGTGGGCCTGGCCCTGCTTTCCCTGGTGGTGATGCATGCCTTTGTCTATGCCGTACAGTTTTCCGGCACGCCGGAAACGGCGGAGGGCACGCCCCGCTGGAGCCTCTTTCTGCGTTTCAGCATTCCCGGTTATGCCATTGCCCTGCTGATGAGCTTGTACATTCTGTGGACCTTCGGGCGGCTGGACGGGCTCAGTTTGCAGGCGGCCGCTGCCACTACCGTGGTGCTGGGTTTTCCTGCTGCCATTGGTGCGGCAGCCGCGCGTCTTGTGATTTAA
- a CDS encoding choice-of-anchor A family protein, whose translation MKTPSLIKVMGTAMAILLMGGMSASLAQSLDYQNYNAIIFNDLKTTSDVEGRTFVGNDFTGTNSANFGNHLKNTTASSDRSLVIGGDLVSGNPLNLQRGSLYIGGSTNGRIINFNGGGSVVSDGSIGDQLSAIQDYSIAQSMALQNLASDSSVTLPGGGQPGPTKFFATAGLDGLAVFHVNAADIFSNPLGQQFELLPDSHTQNIVINVSGTSVNWTQGNMVGQFDSNYWQGRLMWNFTEATSINLGSFNFKGAILAPFASITTSGNIDGLVVANNLTTTAEVHLPDSNSLTGYAFEGYLAPVPEPGSVIFLVAAAGVILISRNRRLWV comes from the coding sequence ATGAAGACTCCATCACTGATCAAGGTCATGGGCACCGCCATGGCTATCCTCCTCATGGGAGGAATGTCTGCTTCCCTGGCGCAGTCGCTGGATTACCAGAATTACAACGCGATCATCTTTAACGACCTCAAAACCACTTCGGACGTTGAGGGGCGCACCTTTGTCGGCAATGACTTTACCGGGACCAATTCAGCCAATTTTGGCAACCACCTCAAAAATACCACTGCCTCCAGCGACCGCAGCCTGGTCATCGGTGGCGACCTGGTGAGTGGCAATCCGCTGAACCTCCAGCGCGGCAGCCTCTATATCGGCGGCAGCACCAACGGCCGGATCATCAATTTTAATGGAGGCGGCTCTGTCGTCTCAGACGGCAGCATCGGCGACCAGCTCTCCGCCATTCAGGATTACTCCATCGCCCAGTCCATGGCGCTGCAAAACCTGGCATCTGACAGCAGCGTCACCCTGCCAGGTGGTGGCCAGCCGGGACCAACGAAGTTTTTTGCCACGGCCGGGCTTGATGGTCTGGCCGTCTTCCATGTGAATGCGGCGGACATTTTCTCCAATCCGCTTGGCCAGCAGTTTGAACTTCTGCCGGATTCGCATACGCAGAACATCGTCATCAATGTCTCCGGCACTTCCGTGAACTGGACACAGGGGAACATGGTCGGCCAGTTTGACAGCAACTACTGGCAGGGCCGCCTGATGTGGAACTTTACCGAGGCCACCAGCATCAACCTGGGCTCCTTCAATTTCAAAGGCGCCATACTGGCTCCTTTCGCCTCCATTACCACTTCAGGCAATATTGACGGCCTCGTTGTGGCCAACAACCTCACGACCACAGCTGAGGTGCATCTCCCGGACAGCAACAGCCTCACCGGCTATGCCTTCGAAGGTTATCTTGCCCCCGTGCCAGAGCCTGGCAGTGTCATTTTCCTCGTTGCTGCCGCGGGTGTCATCCTCATTTCCCGCAATCGTCGCCTCTGGGTCTGA
- a CDS encoding saccharopine dehydrogenase family protein has translation MSKVLIIGAGGVGRVVTHKCAQLPEVFSEIMLASRTKSKCDSIAAELPHPIQTASVDADNVPELVKLLKEFQPKVVINVALPYQDLTIMDACLEAGVHYIDTANYEPRDVAKFEYHWQWAYQEKFKAAGLTALLGCGFDPGVTNVYTAYALKHHFSKIDTLDILDCNAGDHGKAFATNFNPEINLREVTANGRYWENGQWVETKPLEIKRSFDFPDGIGPKNIYCLYHEELESLTKHFDIRRARFWMTFGDAYIKHMEVLVNVGMTRIDPVMHKGVPIIPIEFLKTLLPEPGTLGADTKGKTCIGNWIEGTGKDGEFKRYYVYNIKDHEDCYAETNSQGVSYTTGVPAMIAAKQLLTNDEYRQPGVWNVEQLNPDPFMADLNAYGLPWIETWPTEPLPGE, from the coding sequence ATGTCAAAAGTTCTCATCATCGGTGCAGGCGGCGTCGGCCGCGTCGTCACCCACAAATGCGCACAGCTCCCGGAAGTGTTCAGTGAAATCATGCTCGCCTCCCGGACCAAGTCCAAGTGCGACAGCATCGCCGCCGAGCTTCCCCACCCCATCCAGACCGCCTCCGTGGATGCGGACAACGTGCCGGAGCTAGTGAAGCTGCTGAAGGAATTCCAGCCCAAGGTCGTCATCAACGTCGCCCTGCCCTACCAGGACCTCACCATCATGGATGCCTGCCTGGAGGCCGGTGTGCATTACATTGACACCGCCAACTACGAGCCGCGCGACGTCGCCAAATTTGAATACCACTGGCAGTGGGCGTATCAGGAAAAGTTCAAAGCCGCCGGTCTCACCGCCCTCCTCGGCTGCGGCTTCGATCCCGGCGTGACCAATGTCTATACCGCCTATGCCCTGAAGCACCACTTCAGCAAGATTGACACCCTGGACATCCTCGACTGCAACGCGGGAGATCACGGCAAGGCCTTCGCCACCAACTTCAATCCTGAGATTAACCTGCGCGAAGTCACCGCCAACGGCCGCTACTGGGAAAACGGCCAGTGGGTAGAGACCAAGCCGTTGGAGATCAAGCGCAGCTTCGACTTCCCGGATGGCATCGGCCCCAAGAACATCTACTGCCTCTATCACGAAGAGCTGGAGTCACTGACCAAGCACTTCGACATCCGCCGCGCCCGTTTCTGGATGACCTTTGGCGATGCCTACATCAAGCACATGGAAGTGCTGGTGAATGTCGGCATGACCCGCATTGATCCGGTCATGCACAAAGGCGTGCCCATCATTCCCATTGAGTTCCTCAAGACCCTCCTGCCTGAGCCCGGCACCCTGGGTGCAGACACCAAAGGCAAGACCTGCATTGGCAACTGGATCGAAGGCACAGGCAAAGACGGCGAGTTCAAGCGCTACTACGTCTATAACATCAAGGACCACGAAGACTGCTACGCGGAGACCAACAGCCAGGGTGTCAGCTACACCACCGGTGTGCCCGCCATGATCGCCGCCAAGCAGCTCCTCACCAACGACGAATACCGCCAGCCCGGCGTCTGGAACGTCGAGCAGCTCAACCCCGATCCCTTCATGGCCGACCTCAACGCATACGGCCTGCCGTGGATCGAGACCTGGCCCACCGAGCCGCTGCCAGGGGAGTAA